Within the Malassezia vespertilionis chromosome 3, complete sequence genome, the region GAGTGCACAGGGCGCATCTTAGTCTGGCCGTTATTCAGTTTCCAAGTGATGGGCCACCCAGCCATCTTGTTCAAAAATCGATCCTCGTGACCATACATGCTGGAAGAACGCACAATGGTGGCGCCGTCGAATtccatgcgcgccgcgtcctcGCCCAACGCCTTGGTGCGGTAGTATTCGCTCTCCGAATCCACGTCGGCGTTCAAGTGGGACATCTGGATAAAGCGCGCGACACCGGCATCTTGCGCAATTTGGGCAATGCGGCGAGTGCCGTCGACGTGTACGTCGCTAAGAGAAAAGCGCTTGGTGTTGTAGCTTCGCCCGGTCAAGTTGTAGACCAAATCGGAATGCCGCAAACACTCGTGAATCTGTTGGTCGTTGCGCAAATTCCACTCTAGCGGCACAATCTGGCCAAGGTCGCCAAGCAATTTCAAATGACGCTTTTCCTCCTCGTTGCGGTAAGGAATAACCACCTGGGTACCAAGCTTGGCTAGCTTACTCACAAGGTAGCGTCCCAAAAAACCCGTAGCACCAAACACAGTCGCGACATGGCCGTTCACAGAACTGCGCCCGAGACCATACGGCCCCGAAGCGACCATCTTGCGGCCCGTTTTGCGCTGGATGGTCAAGTCCTGTGAGTATGTGCGCGCAGTACCGAAGCCTTCCATGCCAATCTTGGCAGCTTGAAGGGTTGTACCCGCAATCCGGGGCACCGTCGTCGAACCGATCATCGCAACAAACAGTGAATGCGAGCGTTCAGAAAGCgaagccgcgcgcaactCGGCCGGAGTAAAGGTCGGTTGCAAATAATTCGTAATGTGCCATGCGCTACGTATCTACATCGGAAGCACTGAATGTGGAGGTGCTTGGGGTAGCGATGCTATCCGACCCAGAGTCGGGTGCAGGCCCAAGCTCTTCGTCCGAGTCAGCGTCACGAAGGTAGGGGTAGTCGGGTCTAAATAGAGTGCGCGTTTCCTCTTCACGTAGCAGCTCGTCGAATAGTGCGATCGCCTCTTCGTCtgcgagcgcagcagacgTCATTTCGTTTTGGCGCACAGATTGGTCGGGAGCATCGCGCTCTTCGTGCTCTTCTTCTGCTTGCGAATCTTGTGGAGTGTCGTCTTCCGAATCGTCAGAACTAAATCCTTGCTGGCTGCGCCGGATAGCACGGTATACAGCGAGTGTGTTCATCTTTcgtacgcgcgcacgcgtcTTGGGCTTTGTATCCATCCAGTTTGGTGATGTATGTTCAAGAGAGGTTGGGACTGCGTAATGCAGGCGGACAAGCCGCTCAATACCAGCAGTAGCAATCATTGGAAGCGTTGGATGGCACATGGCGCTGTTCACAATGGACTGCGACCCCTCCAGTGTAAATGCAGGTGTACTGAGGCTCACCGGCCGTTCCATCACGACGCTGTCCTCGCTCTCTGCACGAAACCAGACATGATCTAAGCCTGTGTCTGCGTCTGCCTTCCATTCGCTCTCAAGCATCGATGCATGCCCCGAAATCAGCGTATCCAGCGGCGGAATCTTCCATCCATACGCACGGAAATCGTCGGAGCCAGATGCATAATACATGCAACCAGTTTGCGACTCAAAGCCAAAAGAGCCGCGCTTGACTGTGCACGAATTTCGGTAGCCTGCGAAACGATCGCACGGCAACTTGGCACTATCTGCCACACATGGATTCAAATGCGGGTGCCAATCCATTGAGGACAATGTCGCCAGAGGTTCACGGCGGCCGACAGCGTATAGCACAGGATGGTAGAGCGACACGTCAGCCATAATAAACTTCCCGCTAGGGTCAAACTGTGCGCCAGTTGTCTCCATACGGCGAGAGGCGTGCTCATCTACAGTGCATTTCATGCACATGGCCGATACATATCGAACAAGTGCGTGATCCAAGTCAACGTGCGCCTCACGGCCACGAAAAATGTTGCGGGTATCGAATAAGCTAGGGTTAGTGCAGTAAAGTACGTACGCTACGCCAGCGTTTGGCTCACACACGGTAGACACCGCAAAAGTGTGTCCATCATTCTCGTTCGGATTGAACTGTGCGGAGGCCAATTGCGCGGGAAAGAAACTGTATCCAGCGACGTGGGTATTGGGAATCCGCATATCTAACAAAAACAGTTCGCCACAATCGCTAGAGCTGAGCAGCAAGTGTGGGTTTGTTGGGTGTGCAGACACCTCGCGAATGCCTGCCTCGTGCTCAGACATGACCATATCGGAAAATCGGCGATGCGGGTGGCGCACAGTATagctcggcgccgcactgTAATTTAAATCGTAACACAGCACCTGCTGGTCATTTCCGCCAGAGTACAAGTACCGGTTTCCTGCACTCCATGACAGAGAGAATATATTCGACGTGTGGCCCAGCAGGCGGCCAAGTGTGTGGTAGCTGCTCGATTCGGGCGCAGTACACCGCTCCGTATTAAAATCAAACATGTCTCGTATATGGATACGCATATCGTCGCCGCCACTCGCAAGCCATTGCCCAGCGCCACGCGAAAATGACAGTGCATTGATGCACGAGCGGTGTCCTTTGACTTCGTGCAGGTAGGGGAAGCCGGTGTGGTCGATTGCGTACGAGAGGATTCGCCGTCGTGTCTGGATAGCGTCGATGCGGCCACGCGCTGGCTGGGCCGTACGAAATGAATGCGGTGGCATGCATGTTACAGAAAAAGCATGTGTTTTGTGCTCTATCCGCTGCGGCTTTTGTGCAGCACTGCGCATacggcggcgcttcgttGGCGGACTTGCCACCATGGCTGCAAGATgcaatgtggaggcgctcgaggatgCACGGAGCACCAAAACCATGCGGCGGGGTGCGACGCGCTACGGTGCACAGGCACTGGAGGGGAATGCATCGCCGTATCGTTCGTAAAGGACAGGTCCGGTATAAGCATGTTGATGATACCCCGGCCTCACCCGCATTCCGTATCTTTCGCACGTTTCCTTCCACAACCATCCGATGGACACCTCGTTGTTTATAGCGCGCGAATGCTACGTGTACCGAGTTCCTCCACGCACATCTGCGGGCGGATACCGTGCATCAGAATGGGGTGATGTTAACAAGTCGCTGTGGAAAGGAAGCTTGCGGATCGTCGAGTTCAGCGAGCGGTGCGAGATTCGTTTGGAAGATCCGAGTagcggtgcgtgcgacCCCCCAGCTGACCATAGAGGAGCtctttgccgcagcgccctACGATATTTCTGGCAAGGCGGTCGAAGCGGTGCTTGATTCTTCGCGCTACTTTGTGGTGCGTGTCGAGTCCGACCAGAAACAGTCGGCGTACATTGGCATCGGCGTACGTACACCAGCAGCGCTCATCCCAGTTCCCCGAACGCACAGAGGCATTTGACTTTAACGTCGCACTTCAGGACTGGACACGGTATGTCGCTGGCGTGCTAACTCCAGGCGACGCAAATCTGCGATGCAGGGACCGACAGACAGTGGCCCCAAACCGTCACCACACTTGCCTGCAGGCCCACGGCAGGATTTCTGCTTGCCGGAAGGAGAGACGCTCAATGTAAAGCTTCCCGCACTGCACTCGAgtggcggcgcgacgcaaagTGCGACGCGCAAAGGATTTGTGCtcccgccgccgccgccatcgtCAAAACATACATAGTCATTAGCCATCTATTTCTTTGCTTTCGCTTGTTTATTATCCTCATCTTTCGCAACACTACGCATGATCGTCAGCGGCCcgttgcgtgcgcgcactgccatttcgcgctcgatccGTGCGGTGGAAGAAGCGGTATTGCGCTGGTGTAAGCGAAATGCGACGTACTCGATTTTGGAGTGCCTCTTGCACGGCAGCTGCTTTTTTTGGAGCGACTACTTTGCGTCCTTTGGATGGCGCGATCTTGCTCCTGGTCTTGAGACCGCTCGCCTCCCTCTTCTTCATGGGTTTAAATCCCTGCGCCATGTTGGAAAAAGTGGAGatgggcgctgcacaaaTTACTACAATttgtgcatttgcgcggcTAGTCGCCATGCCCATTCCAGTGTTGTTCGAGCTTTTGGGTAACCATGTGCCTGCAGAGTACTATGGCTCGCTGATCATTGCTGCGGTTGTAATAGGTGTCGTACACCGGTGGGCACAAGGACCAAATCTTGTGTCACGCGAGGAGCAACGCGAAGTTACGCAACGGCGAAAACAGGCCAAAGACGCTCGTGTTCGTGTCACGGCTGGCTTGAACAGTCAAGGCGGGCGCGTTGTGCTCATTGCGGTACGTATTTCAGTCTCTAATCATAGACTGGCGCACTCACGCCAATGGGCCTTGTCACGATGGCGTCGCTTGCCCACCAAGGCGCTCATATAATTGCGCTTGTCCCAGCAATTCAGGCACCCAATGTCGTGCAACTCATTgacttgctgcgcgagagTACTCGCAGCGAGAACATATTTGCAGAAGAATGTGATATGAGCGATTTGATCTCCATCTCtgcatttgctgcgcagtggAGCCGAGGGACGCAGCAACAAACAAGTGCACCAGGCACTGCGACAGGCCTGCCAAATGTCACAGCGCCCGGCGTAAAAGACCGGGAAGCGCTATTTCCTCACGAAATTCCAAAAGCACATCGTCTCGACACGATCCTGTTTCTCCCTCACGATGCCGTGACGTACAAAGTTGGCGCACGTCTGCGTGGATCGTGCAACAAAACTGCGCACGATGCCAATACATCTGCAGAATGCACGTATGTGATGAATGTACTTGCTCCCTTTCACCTGATCAATTCCATGCTTCCCAGCCTGCTGCTCATGCCGCCAAACCGTGATGTTCGTATAGTCAGCATGATCTCGCCATGGTACGCTGCTGGACTACCGGAGCTTGACGCGGTCGTCCAGCCTATAGGCGAGAGCAACACCCGTCCAGTGTACCAGCCATGGACTTACTGGGGCTCCAACACGCTGCACTGGATTGTGCTTGCCAAGGaactgcagcgccgtgtgAATCTCTTGGCCGAGGCGGATACACGGCCGCGTACCAAGCTACCGGGGCTAGAGGTGGAGGACACTATTACCGTACAGGGCGGCACCATTGGCGAGCAACGAGCCCAGCCCAGCCATATTTCCTCCCTTCTCGTCTGCCCGGGGTTTGAGCGCGACTCGCAATTGTCTGTCTTTTTTGGCACCGTCTTGCCGTTTCatgcgcatcgtctgcaCTCGCTGCTACTGCACCTAGTATGGCTCCTCTTGTTCTCCTTCTTTTGGCTATTTGGcaagagcgcatcgcgcggcgccgacgcagCCCTATGGGGCGCTACTGCGCGCCTTTCTGCGCCACTGCAGCGGCTCGGCAAGGCGAACGACGATAAGCTTGCGCCAGAGCACAGCGAAGCGCAGTGGGGCGGACTACAGCCCGGCCAATTGTACCGCGAAGGCCGAATTGTttggtgcgtgcgcaactCACTCACACCAGTCCTCCGATACCTGCCCATCTGGACACAGTCCAGGGTGCATCCGCACTATGGAATGCTACAGAAGAGCGTGTCAAGGCGCTTCTCCACGCACGCAAGCTCGAATAGTCAGGTAGTGATACGCTCTgccgatgcggcgcgcacaatTCCGCCCTCCACGTTTCGTACAAGCACAAGGTGAGACACTGGAACCGGgttgcgtttgcgcaaacCCCATACTGCGCGTGGAGACGCCAATGCAGCCTCGtagcgctcgagcagcatcCAGCTGACCAAACTCATGCTTGCAATCGCCTTGCCGCGGCCCTGTGCAAGCGAGTAGTCGCCGGTAGTGACTGCGCCAATCGGGTGCGCAACAGACGCATGTTCCAGCTGCGGTTAGTAGCAAAGCGACGTACGTGATCCAatgcttgccgcgccgcgtctttttcgcgcgtcGGCGGATCCAGCGCTGTACGCCATTGGATGGTGTCATTTAGCGTGGGAATATGCAGGGTCGCGAGCTCCCtgaatgcgccgcgcttcgacGCCGTGAGCAGGACCATGACAACCGAGGAGCCAATGATGGTGTGATGCGGCCGCAACTGAGCACGCAGTACAGCCTCTTCGTACTTGGCCCGGGACCAGAGCGAGGTggagtgcggcgcatcctcatCTGCCGGCTTGCGTGCTAGTGCTGTACACAAGCGGGTccatgccgctgcattGCAGGGCGGTACAAGGTGCATGGGCAGTGCTGCATGCTCGGAAGCGTTACGCAAGTATGACGCCCACATTTGCATACCGCCAAATGGATAaaacgcagcgtcgtgAAAAGCAACGCGCTTTGCGGGCGGGCGCCGCTCCCATGCCGCTCGCCGCTGTGCTTCTGCAGCGTCCTCCAAGTGTGCGTACGCCTGTGAAGTGATCCAGTCCTCGGGAAAAGACGGCCTGCCCAGCATGAGCATTTGTTGCCGAACTTGGCCTTGTCCAAGCACCGTGGCGCCCGTGTATACGAGCGACTGCCAGAAAATCATGCCCCAGCCGCGCGGGACAAGAAGGGTATATCCATGCAGATCGGCATtgctttttgcgccgcggatcGTGCACTGCAAAATAAGCACGGGCACTGTATCGTCGTCGGGCGCTGGTTCGAGGCGTCCGGGCAcactttgctgcgcgcgccgtgcgtccAGCGCTCCTTTTGAGTGGCGGGGAAGCGCATGGTAtgaaaagaagcgcgcgtctGTATACTTTGGCGTGCCGTTGTTGCGCACTAGCACaaggtgctgcagcgcttcaCCATCGGACGCTTCTGCGCGTACATTCCGCGGAGGAAAGTGTAAGCGCGGGTCCTGGACGCGCAGCGAGAGTGCCATGTTGGTGGGTATCGCGGCGGGCGGCGTGAAGGACGCCTTGCCTGTGATGTGGTCCAATACACGCACACGTGCAGTCGCCTCGCCGCCTTCGggcagctgctgcggcgctgcacggaGCACACCTCCCAAAATGCGCCCTGCATCCTTGCCGACGAGCCGGAATATGTTGAACCCgcctttgctgcgcacgggAATCGATGCTCGCGGTGCCGTGTGCATGCCCGCAGCGATAGCAGGGCTTGCAGAAGGCAGTAGTTCCAAACGCAGCTGCACCTGCCGCGACCAGCGCTGCGGAATAGGTGGTGTGTGCCGCGGCCGTTTTTGCTCCGCGTCCACCGCATCCAAACCCTGCTGCAAAGAGGTATGCAGAGCGTGTGTGCCGGCCGGATGGACAAGCACAAAACATGTTTGTGCATTTTTTGTATGCACCCACAGCAACTGTATCGGCGCGACGGGCGCCAGGAAGAGTgacgttgcgcgcgcacgatttctgccgcgcgcacgcgcaagcagcatcGTCTCGCACAGTCGTGTGCCGCACGTCCAAGACGACTCCCagccgtgcgctgcgccggcaAGGTATAGCCACAACTGCATGCGCCGGACTGCCTCCATGGGATGtcgcgccgaggcgcacgcGGTGAGGCGAAATACTGTGTAATAACTAgcgtcgtgcagcgtcgcatACTCGGCTGCGCTCCGCCAGCTCGCGCGGAACTTTTTTAGGTGGGGCATCTCGGCGAGACAGTAGCCAAAACGCCCTTCGCCCCCGTCCTGTGCTTGCTTGTCGCCCGACATGCGGAACCGCTTGGCGTGCCA harbors:
- the EFM5 gene encoding Protein-lysine N-methyltransferase efm5 (COG:C; EggNog:ENOG503NV96), with protein sequence MIGSTTVPRIAGTTLQAAKIGMEGFGTARTYSQDLTIQRKTGRKMVASGPYGLGRSSVNGHVATVFGATGFLGRYLVSKLAKLGTQVVIPYRNEEEKRHLKLLGDLGQIVPLEWNLRNDQQIHECLRHSDLVYNLTGRSYNTKRFSLSDVHVDGTRRIAQIAQDAGVARFIQMSHLNADVDSESEYYRTKALGEDAARMEFDGATIVRSSSMYGHEDRFLNKMAGWPITWKLNNGQTKMRPVHSLDVAQALTIIGLSDPTSIGQTFSLAGPKTYTVREMLQIVEDVTYGKIISPDINVPRFLYKFIARLGEKYVWWPMFNSDEVVRRFIDDKPDAPGTKTFEDLGIVPDVMEDVAILYLRRFRSHLRYEQPIPNQQYGAVKLKKDKLRVVQ
- a CDS encoding uncharacterized protein (COG:S; EggNog:ENOG503P2Q1), giving the protein MVASPPTKRRRMRSAAQKPQRIEHKTHAFSVTCMPPHSFRTAQPARGRIDAIQTRRRILSYAIDHTGFPYLHEVKGHRSCINALSFSRGAGQWLASGGDDMRIHIRDMFDFNTERCTAPESSSYHTLGRLLGHTSNIFSLSWSAGNRYLYSGGNDQQVLCYDLNYSAAPSYTVRHPHRRFSDMVMSEHEAGIREVSAHPTNPHLLLSSSDCGELFLLDMRIPNTHVAGYSFFPAQLASAQFNPNENDGHTFAVSTVCEPNAGVALFDTRNIFRGREAHVDLDHALVRYVSAMCMKCTVDEHASRRMETTGAQFDPSGKFIMADVSLYHPVLYAVGRREPLATLSSMDWHPHLNPCVADSAKLPCDRFAGYRNSCTVKRGSFGFESQTGCMYYASGSDDFRAYGWKIPPLDTLISGHASMLESEWKADADTGLDHVWFRAESEDSVVMERPVSLSTPAFTLEGSQSIVNSAMCHPTLPMIATAGIERLVRLHYAVPTSLEHTSPNWMDTKPKTRARVRKMNTLAVYRAIRRSQQGFSSDDSEDDTPQDSQAEEEHEERDAPDQSVRQNEMTSAALADEEAIALFDELLREEETRTLFRPDYPYLRDADSDEELGPAPDSGSDSIATPSTSTFSASDVDT
- a CDS encoding uncharacterized protein (EggNog:ENOG503P0TX; COG:S); its protein translation is MDTSLFIARECYVYRVPPRTSAGGYRASEWGDVNKSLWKGSLRIVEFSERCEIRLEDPSSEELFAAAPYDISGKAVEAVLDSSRYFVVRVESDQKQSAYIGIGFPERTEAFDFNVALQDWTRRRKSAMQGPTDSGPKPSPHLPAGPRQDFCLPEGETLNVKLPALHSSGGATQSATRKGFVLPPPPPSSKHT
- a CDS encoding uncharacterized protein (EggNog:ENOG503NVIP; COG:Q; TransMembrane:2 (o18-36i386-403o)) produces the protein MPIPVLFELLGNHVPAEYYGSLIIAAVVIGVVHRWAQGPNLVSREEQREVTQRRKQAKDARVRVTAGLNSQGGRVVLIATGALTPMGLVTMASLAHQGAHIIALVPAIQAPNVVQLIDLLRESTRSENIFAEECDMSDLISISAFAAQWSRGTQQQTSAPGTATGLPNVTAPGVKDREALFPHEIPKAHRLDTILFLPHDAVTYKVGARLRGSCNKTAHDANTSAECTYVMNVLAPFHLINSMLPSLLLMPPNRDVRIVSMISPWYAAGLPELDAVVQPIGESNTRPVYQPWTYWGSNTLHWIVLAKELQRRVNLLAEADTRPRTKLPGLEVEDTITVQGGTIGEQRAQPSHISSLLVCPGFERDSQLSVFFGTVLPFHAHRLHSLLLHLVWLLLFSFFWLFGKSASRGADAALWGATARLSAPLQRLGKANDDKLAPEHSEAQWGGLQPGQLYREGRIVCPPIPAHLDTVQGASALWNATEERVKALLHARKLE
- a CDS encoding ribonuclease P (COG:A; EggNog:ENOG503NW1U); translated protein: MTKRAQDERHGTPDAKRARFEGTGPDVDASAVAPSALISTQLDLDAAIAARKEEILALHRAMVHARESTNMRAWQLLPRHLRRRAASHNPLRLPKRLRAKGHSELRASNTAPKTRSQVRRRAPERTLCGFIRRRASLIHRASKHTRVWLETHLWHAKRFRMSGDKQAQDGGEGRFGYCLAEMPHLKKFRASWRSAAEYATLHDASYYTVFRLTACASARHPMEAVRRMQLWLYLAGAAHGWESSWTCGTRLCETMLLARARGRNRARATSLFLAPVAPIQLLWVHTKNAQTCFVLVHPAGTHALHTSLQQGLDAVDAEQKRPRHTPPIPQRWSRQVQLRLELLPSASPAIAAGMHTAPRASIPVRSKGGFNIFRLVGKDAGRILGGVLRAAPQQLPEGGEATARVRVLDHITGKASFTPPAAIPTNMALSLRVQDPRLHFPPRNVRAEASDGEALQHLVLVRNNGTPKYTDARFFSYHALPRHSKGALDARRAQQSVPGRLEPAPDDDTVPVLILQCTIRGAKSNADLHGYTLLVPRGWGMIFWQSLVYTGATVLGQGQVRQQMLMLGRPSFPEDWITSQAYAHLEDAAEAQRRAAWERRPPAKRVAFHDAAFYPFGGMQMWASYLRNASEHAALPMHLVPPCNAAAWTRLCTALARKPADEDAPHSTSLWSRAKYEEAVLRAQLRPHHTIIGSSVVMVLLTASKRGAFRELATLHIPTLNDTIQWRTALDPPTREKDAARQALDHLEHAAAARRLQA